The nucleotide window AGGATGTCGCCCCACCCGGAACTGTCGGTGGTCCCGGGTAAGCTGGACACCGGGGGCCGGAGGCCGCCCCCCGCCGGGTCACCGGTCTGCGCGAGATCACCGACCACGGTCATCGACCTGGTGGGACACCGGCGAAACAGCATCCGCCAGGCCATCGCCGAGAGTTCCTGCGCCTCGTCGACGACCACGTGCCCGAAGGTCGCGCCGCCCCGCTCGCCGAGCACGGCGGCGGCTTCGTCGAGCAACGGCACGTCGGCCGCGCTCCAGGTGTCGCCGTCGGTTCCGAGCACCCGGGCCACCACTTCCGGCGCGGTCAGCGGCGGCCACACCTCGTCGAGCACGGCGCCGACCCCGGCGTCGGCGAGCAGCGCGGTCCGCAGCCGGGCGACGTCGGTGTCGTCGAGGATGCGCCGCGGGCCGTCGGGGCCGGGCTCGACCACCACCACACCGGCGGCGGCCAGCGCGCGCAGGTCGGCCTCGCCCAGGCGGCCGTCGGCGCTGCCGCCGTCGAGGGCCGCGCCGGTCTCGTCGAACACCACGTTCTCCATGCCGTCGGCCAGTTCCCGCGCGAGTTCGCCGACGAGCCGCTGCTGGAAGACGAGCCGCGCCTGGTTGTGCGGCAACCCGGTGGCGGCCGCCGCGTCGATCGCCGCCCGGCACGCCCGGGGTTCCAGCCGCAGCACTTGCTGCTCGAAGAGGAGGTCGACCGGCTCGTCGGGCGCGCGCACCCGCGACCGCACGGCGGCCGCGATCCGGCCGGCCATTTCGGCCCGGCCCTTGGCGACGGCGGTCTCGGGCGGGTCGGTCCGGCCGATCGGGACGGCCGGGCCCAGCTCGGCGAGGGTCGACGTCACGACGGCGTGTTCGCCGAGACCGGGGAGCACCTGCCCGATGTAGCCGAGGAAGACGTGGTTGGGGCCGACGACCAGGGCACCGCGGGTGCGCAGGTGCGGACGGACGTAGAGCAGGTAGGCCAGGCGGTGCAGCGCGACCGCCGTCTTGCCGGTGCCCGGACCGCCCTGCACCACGAGCACGCCGGGGTGGTCGTCGCGGACGATCCGGTCCTGTTCGGCCTGCAGCGTGGTGACGATGTCGGCCATCCGCCCGGTGCGCCGCGCGGTCAGGGTCGCCAGCAGGGCCGCGCCGCCGACCAGGACGTCGTCGCCGGCTTCGGTGTCCAGCAGTTCGTCTTCGAGGGCGAGCACTTCGCGGCCGCGTGTGGTGATGCGCCGCCGCCGTCGCACGCCCTGCGGGGTGGCCAGGGTCGCGGTGTAGAACGGCCGCGCGGCGGGCGCGCGCCAGTCGAGCAGCAGCGGTTCGTCGTCGCGGAACAGCCCGAGGCGGCCGACGTAGCGGCGGCTGCCGTCCCGCAGGTCGAGCCGTCCGAAGCACAGCCCGTCGGCCGCGGCGGCCAGCCGGTCGAGTTCGGCCCGCCAGAACGGCGCCGTCGCCGGGGCCGCGTCGGCCAGCCGGGCGGCGGCCTGTTCGCGCAGCGCGTCGGCTTCGGCGTGGAGGGTGGTCAGGTATTCCTGTTCGCGATCGGTTTCGTTCCTGCTGTTCCCGCTGGGCACGCCTGAGCTCCCCTGTCATCCGGTGATCGGTGACGTCGAGGGTGCACGGCGAATCGGTCGAGAAACAGTCTTGTTCTTTCGCGCGGCTTCAGCCGCGCGTGGCGCTGCAGGGCGCTCCGCGCGGCAAAGCCCACCGCATTCGGGAGTCAGGCGGCGAATTTCCTGCGCGGAGCGCGCTTTCGCGGCGACGGCGCGGACGATTCCGCGTCGGCACCGTGCGCCCGCTCGTAGGCGGCGGCGACTTCGGAGGCGAGCCGGCCGCGCTCGGAGACCTCGAAGCCGTTGGCGTTCGCCCAGGCCCGGATCCGCTGGTTGCGCTCCCGATCGGAGGCGGTGGTGGACTGCCCGGTGGCGACCCGCACCTTCCGCCCCCCGACCCGGCGGCCGGCGTTGATGTAGCGGGCGAGTTCTTCCCGCAGGGCGGTCGCGTTCCGGTCCGAAAGGTCGATTTCGAAGGTGACGCCATCAAGGCTGAACTGGACGGTCTGGGCGGCGGCGCTGCCGTCGATGTCGTCGAGGATCTCGACGGAGACTTTCTGGGCCACTTGGGTGCTCCTCCGGTGGATGTGCGCTCGAGAACGCGAACAACAATGTGCCGCGTTCTCCGGGAAGTGTATCCACAACCGGCCCGAAAGGGAATTCAACTCGCAGGGAAACAAGGCGGGTCCGTTCGGCGTAATTGCCCCGCATCGGCGGCGGAAGCAGCCGGTGAGCACGGCCGTGCGACGGTTGACGAAATGTGACGAAGTCGCCTCAATGGGTGAAGAACAACTTGGGGTGAGCCGCATGGGGGCGGGTCTATTGTGGACGTCCTTTGCGGACGGGGGGGGAATGCGGTTCCCGTGGTGGGGTGGTGTCGGGCGAGTTCGAAACCCGGAGGAGTGGGTTCGGCGGCGCGGGAAGCGGAGGGGGCTGGGGCTCCTGCCCGCCCAGTCGCGCGAGATACCCGCCCGATCACGGGTGATGCCCGGCTGGTCACGCGAGATTCTTCTTGGCGCACGCGCGGGCCTCGGAACTGTGTGGCCGCGGCCGGTCGGTGGCTCGGTCGGCCGGGGGACGTCGCCTCGCCGACCGCTGCCCCTGGGGCGCGGGCTCCGGCAGGCCGGGGCCGCGAGGTTGATCTTCGGGGTGGTGGGTCGGCAGGCCGGGGGCGGCGACGTTGACCTTCAGGGGTGGTGCGTGGCGGCCGCGGGTGGCGAAGTCGATCTTCGGGGTGGTGCCGAGCGGCAGAGCGGGGTGCGCGGGGCGCGGGGTGCGCGGGGCGCGGGGCGCGCGGGGTGTGAGGGGCGCGGGGTGTGAGGGGCGCGGGGTGTGAGGGGCGCGGGGTGTGAGGGGCGCGGGGTGTGAGGGGCGCGGGGCGCGCGGGGTGTGAGGGGCGCGGGGTGCGCGGGGCGCGCGGGGTGTGAGGGGCGCGGGGTGCGCGGGGCGCGCGGGGTGTGAGGGGCGCGGGGTGCGCGGGGCGCGCGGGGTGTGAGGGGCGCGGGGTGCGCGGGGTGCGCGGTGTGCGGGCTGCGCGGTGTGCGGGGTGCGCGGTGCGCGCGGAGGGCCGGGGGCGGGGAGGGCCGGGGCGGGGAGGGCGGGGAGGGGCGGCGGGGAGCTGTTGCCGGTGTCGTGAACGGCGTGCGCGCCCCGGCGGAGAGGCGGTCGCCCGGGGAACGGGCGGGCGAGCAACTGGACACCCCGGCCGGCGGCCATCCCCGGCCACCCGGTGAACACCGTTCATTCACCCACCGTTCAACCCGAAACAACCCCGGCCCCCGGGATCACCACCCGGGCCCCGCCCCTCGCATTCCGTCCCCATTGCCCCCATGCCGGCCACGTCACTCAATCGATCATTTCACCTGCGCGCCCGCGCCTTCCGCGTTACCCGCCAATCGGGTGATCTGCCGTATGGTGGCGCGCAACTTTCGATACTCGCGCACTTCGGGTTCTTGGCTTGATCGTCACCCGAGTGGCGCCGAGTCTTCCCAGGTGAGCGCTCTGCCGTAAAGTCAAACCTCCCAATCGAGGTAACATTTTCCGGCAGAAGAGTGAACAAAAACCGATCCTGTACTACTCCCTGTCCGGGCAAACCGGCGCGATTTTTGGACATTTTCGCCAATGCTCCGTTCGGCGGTACGAGCAAGGCGTTCACTGGGTAGCGTGATGCCAATCCGGCTGGTCTTGGGGGCTTCTCGACTGCCGGGTGAGCGACCTGGTGCACGAAGAACGCGCGCTCGGCGGTCGTTGGTACCTAATCGGTGCCGCGGGGGTGCCGTCGAAATCGGAACTGTTTCCGGGGGTTGTCGCGCGGCTGTCACGGTGGAAAGGATCAACGTGTCTTGCCCTCGTTCCTGCGGGTTTGCCCGGTGTGTGGCACGCCGGGCCGATTTGTTGAACGACTGGCAAATAGGCCGGCCGGGGGAAAGCCCCGATCCGGCCGTTTCTCGCGAATTCCCTGGTCGCAGGCCCCTCGACGGCCCTGCGCTGACGTGCTCGAAAGGTTCCCGCAATGCCGCGATACGACGTCTCGGTTCCCGCCGCCGAAGACGGGCCGCGTACCCTCGCCCGGCTGTTCCAGGCGCAGGTCGCCCGCACCCCCGCCGCGCCGGCGCTGACCGGTGACGGCGGCACCCTGACCTACGCGGCCGTCAACGCGCGGGCGAACCGGCTCGCGCGGCTGCTGATCCGGCGCGGGGCCGGCCCGGAAGACGTCGTCGCGCTGGTCCTGCCGCGGTCGGCCGACCTCGTCGTCGCGCAGCTCGCGGTGGCCACGGCCGGGGCCGCCTTCCTGCCTGTCGATCCCGACCAGCCCGCCGAGCGCATCGCTTTCATGCTCGGCGACGCGCGGCCCGTGCTGGTCGTGACCCGGGGGAAGACACCCCGGACCACCCTTGACCTCGACGACGTGAGCGAAACAGGCACCGACGCCGACCTCACCGACGCCGACCGGAGACGCCCCCTGCGTCTCGACCACCCCGCCTACCTCATCTACACGTCCGGCTCGACCGGCGTCCCCAAGGGCGTCCTCGTCACCCACCGCGGCCTGGCCGGCTTCTTCGCCGCCATGCGCGAGCAGTACGACGTCCGGCCCGGCGACCGCGTCCTCGAGTTCTCCTCGCCCAGCTTCGACGCGTCGATCCTCGAGCTCGGCATGGCGTTGCCGCACGGGGCGGCGCTGGTCGTGCCGCCACCGGGCCCGCTGCTGGGCGACCGGCTCGCCGACGTCCTGGCCGAGCACCAGGTCACCCACGCGCTCATCCCGCCCGTCGCGCTGGCCACCCTGCCGACCAAGCGGCTGCCGGACTTCCGCACGGTGATCGTCGGCGGGGACGCCTGCCCGCCCGAACTGGTCCGGACCTGGGCGCCCGGCCGGCGGATGATCAACTCCTACGGTCCCACCGAGTTCACCGTCGTCGCGACCTGGAGCGATCCGCTGGTCCCCGGGGGCACGCCGCCGATCGGCCGGCCGCTGCCGGAGGCCACCGCCTATGTCCTCGACGATGCGCTGCGCCCGGCCGCCACCGGGGAGCTCTACGTCTCCGGCCCCGGCCTGGCCCGCGGCTACCTCGACCGGCCCGGCCTGACCGCGAGCCGGTTCGTGGCCGACCCCTTCGGCGCGCCCGGCGCGCGGATGTACCGCACCGGGGACGTCGTCAGGCGGACCGAGTCCGGCGAGCTGGAGTTCGTCGGGCGGGCCGACCACCAGGTCAAGATCCGCGGCTTCCGGATCGAACCGGGCGAGATCGAAGCACTGCTGCTGAAGCAGGCAGGCGTCCGCGAGGCGGTCGTCGTCGCCCGTGAGGACCGCGTCAAGCGCCTGGTCGCCTACTTCGTCGGCGACGCCGAACCGGCGCGGCTGCGGGCCGCCGCGGCCGACCGGCTGCCGCCCTACATGGTCCCGGCCGCGTTCGTGCCGCTCGCGCGGATGCCCCTGACCCACCACGGCAAGCTCGACCGCGACGCGCTGCCCGAACCCGACTGGCAGGCGCAGGTCCGGACCACCCACACCCCGCCGCGGACCCCGGCCGAGCACGCGCTCGCCGAAATCTGGGCCGACGTGCTCGGCGTGCCCGGCATCGGCGTCGACGCGGACTTCTTCGAGCTCGGCGGCGACTCCATCCTCGGCGCCCGCGCGCTGGCCCGGATCCGCGCGCGCTTCGGCGCCGACCTGTCCCCGCGGGTGGTGTTCGACGCGCGCACCATCGCCAAGCTCGCCCGGCTGCTGCCGGCGCGACCCAGTGCCCCGGCCGGCCGGATCGAGCCCGTGGCCCACGGCGCCGTGGCGCCGCTGTCGCCGGTCCAGCGCCGGCTCTGGGTGCTCGACCAGCAGAACCCCGGAAGCACCGAATACAACGCCGGCGTCGGCCTCACCCTCGACGGCCCGCTGGACCGCGACGCCCTCCGCGCCGCACTGGACTCCCTCGCCGCCCGCCACGAATCGCTGCGGACGACGTTCCGGACCGTCGACGGCGAGGGCGTCCAGGTCGTCGCCGACGAGGGCCGCATCCCGCTGCGGGAAGCCGACGCCGAGCCGGACCTGGACGCGCAGCTGGCCGCCGAACTGGACCGCCCCTTCGACCTGACGACCGGGCCGCTCACCCGGGCCACGCTGCTCCGCCGCGGCCCGGACGACCACCTGCTCCTGCTGTGCCAGCACCACATCATCACCGACGGCTGGTCGGTCGGCCTGCTCGTCGACGAGTTCGCCGCGCTCTACGCGGGGGAGAAGCCCGCGCCCCTCGAGATCGGCTACCGCGACTACGCGAAGTGGCACCGCGAGCGGCTGGCCGGGCTGCGCGAGCGCCAGCTGGCGTACTGGCGCACGCAGCTCGCCGGCCTCGAACCCCTGGACCTGCCCACCGACCGCCCCCGCCCGCCCGTCCGCGCCACCGAAGGCGCCATCCGCCGGTACGAGCTGCCCGCCGGCCTCGCCGAACTGGGCCACGACACCGGCGCCACGCTGTTCACGACGCTGACCGCGCTGGTCCAGGTGCTGCTGGCCCGCTACACCGGCCAGGACGACATCGCCGTCGGCACCGCGGTGTCCGGCCGCGACCACGACCAGCTCGAACGGCTCGCCGGGTTCTTCGTCAACACCCTCGTCCTGCGGTCCGCGGTCGACGCCGCGGAACCGTTCGACGCTTTCCTCGACCGGGTCAAGGAAACGACGCTGGCGGCCTTCGCCGCCGCCGAAGTGCCCTTCGACCAGGTCGTCGACGACCTGCGGCCGGCCCGTGACCCGAGCCGGACCCCGCTGGTGCAGGTCCTGCTGGTGCTGCAGCAGGACCTCGTCCGGCCCCGGGAGGCGGGCGCCCTCCGCCTGGGCGAGCACGATCTGCCCCGCCCCCGGGCCCGGTTCGACCTGGTGCTGGAGTTCCAGCCGCAGGGCCGGAGTGTCGCGATCGAGTACGACACCGCGCTCTTCGACGCCGCCACGATCGACCGTTTCGCCGGGCACCTGCGGGTGCTGGCCGAGGCGGTGGTCGCCGAGCCGCACCGGCCGGTGGCCGAGCTGCCGATCATGGGCGAGGCCGAGCTGGCCCACCTGCGCGAGCTGTCCCGCGGGCCGCTGCTCGCGGCGCCGGAAGCCACGCTGCCGCAGCTGTTCGAGGCCCAGGCCGCCCGCACCCCGGACGCGGTCGCCGTCGTCTGCGAGGACCGCCGGCTCACCTACCGCGAGCTCGACGAGCAGGCCGACCGGCTGGCCCGCGTCCTCGCGGACCGCGGCGCGGGGCCCGAGCGGTTCGTCGCCGTCTCCCTGCCCCGCACGGAACGGATCCTGGTGGCGCTGCTCGGCGTGCTGAAGTCCGGCGCCGCGTACCTCCCGGTCGACCCCGCCTACCCGGCCGAGCGGAAGGAACTGATCCTCGCCGACGCCGCCCCGGCCCTGCTGCTCACGCCCGACGGCCGCGGCCCCGGATCCGTGCCCACGCTCGCGTTCGACGACCCCGGCCTGCTCGAAGGCCCGGCGGAAAAGCCACGAGACCGCGCCGCGAACCCCGACCACCCCGCGTACGTGATCCACACGTCCGGCTCGACCGGCCGCCCCAAGGGCGTCGTGGTCGCCCACCGCAGCGCCGCGAACCTGATGGCCTGGGCGCGTAACGACTTCGAAGACGTCTTCCGCCCCGGGTCCACAGTGGTCGCTTCGACGTCGCTCAACTTCGACGTCTCGGTGTTCGAGGTCTTCGCGCCGCTGATGGCCGGCGCCACCGTCGAGATCGTCCGGGACGTGCTCGCCCTCGGCGAAGGCGAGCACACCGGCCGGCCGGTCGGCCTGGTCAGCGGCGTGCCCTCGGCGTTCGCCCAGCTGCTCGCCCAGGGCGCGGTGACGGTCCGGCCGTCCACTGTGGTCCTCGCCGGCGAGGCGCTGACCCGGCACGCGCTGCACGACATCCGGAAAGCGTTGCCGGACAGCCGGATCGCGAACATCTACGGTCCGACCGAGTCCACTGTGTACGCCACCGCGTGGTACCACGACACCGACCGCACGCCGCCGA belongs to Amycolatopsis tolypomycina and includes:
- a CDS encoding histone-like nucleoid-structuring protein Lsr2 codes for the protein MAQKVSVEILDDIDGSAAAQTVQFSLDGVTFEIDLSDRNATALREELARYINAGRRVGGRKVRVATGQSTTASDRERNQRIRAWANANGFEVSERGRLASEVAAAYERAHGADAESSAPSPRKRAPRRKFAA
- a CDS encoding HelD family protein, with amino-acid sequence MPSGNSRNETDREQEYLTTLHAEADALREQAAARLADAAPATAPFWRAELDRLAAAADGLCFGRLDLRDGSRRYVGRLGLFRDDEPLLLDWRAPAARPFYTATLATPQGVRRRRRITTRGREVLALEDELLDTEAGDDVLVGGAALLATLTARRTGRMADIVTTLQAEQDRIVRDDHPGVLVVQGGPGTGKTAVALHRLAYLLYVRPHLRTRGALVVGPNHVFLGYIGQVLPGLGEHAVVTSTLAELGPAVPIGRTDPPETAVAKGRAEMAGRIAAAVRSRVRAPDEPVDLLFEQQVLRLEPRACRAAIDAAAATGLPHNQARLVFQQRLVGELARELADGMENVVFDETGAALDGGSADGRLGEADLRALAAAGVVVVEPGPDGPRRILDDTDVARLRTALLADAGVGAVLDEVWPPLTAPEVVARVLGTDGDTWSAADVPLLDEAAAVLGERGGATFGHVVVDEAQELSAMAWRMLFRRCPTRSMTVVGDLAQTGDPAGGGLRPPVSSLPGTTDSSGWGDILRSHVDGRWRLAELTVNYRTPVEVMAVAAPLLAARHPGLRAPRSVRHAGEHPWRRRTTVGELPDVLAGLAARHEDGRLAIIAPSVHHARISAAVPVTVPPELTDPVVVLTPGQAKGLEFDVVLVVDPAAILAGPLGHNDLYVALTRTTRQLGILHPGPPPAELAGVRERTA